The following are encoded together in the Brassica napus cultivar Da-Ae chromosome A9, Da-Ae, whole genome shotgun sequence genome:
- the LOC125578041 gene encoding LOW QUALITY PROTEIN: kinesin-like protein KIN-7N (The sequence of the model RefSeq protein was modified relative to this genomic sequence to represent the inferred CDS: inserted 2 bases in 2 codons) encodes MEKICVAVRVRPPTPESSSSENGSSLWKVEDNRISLHKSLDTPISTASYAFDHVFDERSTNACVYELLTKDIIHAAVEGFNGTAFAYGQTSSGKTFTMTGSETDPGIIRRSVRDVFDRIQMISDREFLIRVSYMEIYNEEINDLLAVENQRLQIHEHLERGVFVAGLKEEIVSDAEQILKLLDSGEVNRHFGETNMNVHSSRSHTIFRMVIESRGKENSSTDAIRVSVLNLVDLAGSERIAKTGAGGVRLTEGKYINKSLMILGNVINKLSESSKLRAHIPYRDSKLTRILQPALGGNAKTCIICTIAPEEHHIEESKGTLQFASRAKRITNCAQINEILTDAALLKRQKLEIEELRMNASGKAGTLFQIHLDHVDNTNSLRDSQGKHSQADIRLEKELCLDKLLLKASRESHERLEKEVQFLKEERDSLDVAVSQSXQRLRIASDKXNALKDLNVEVKRRKEMEEEIKQISFAFSSRQKSLMSFHNEIKSKMQKLTTQNPKLK; translated from the exons atggagaagatctgTGTAGCAGTCAGAGTGAGGCCGCCGACGCCGGAATCATCATCATCGGAGAACGGATCTTCTCTCTGGAAAGTCGAAGACAATCGCATCTCTCTTCACAAGTCACTCGACACCCCAATCTCAACCGCTTCTTACGCTTTCG ACCATGTGTTCGACGAAAGGTCTACGAACGCATGCGTCTACGAACTTCTCACCAAGGATATCATTCATGCTGCCGTCGAGGGTTTTAACG GTACTGCGTTTGCTTATGGGCAAACTAGTAGTGGAAAGACGTTTACAATGACGGGTTCTGAGACTGATCCAGGGATTATTCGAAGATCTGTCAGAGATGTGTTTGATAGAATACAAATG ATATCGGACCGTGAGTTTCTCATCCGGGTTTCGTACATGGAGATTTATAATGAAGAAATTAATGATCTTTTAGCTGTTGAGAACCAGAGACTGCAAATTCACGAACATTTGGAG CGTGGAGTGTTTGTTGCTGGTCTTAAGGAAGAGATTGTTAGTGACGCTGAACAGATTCTAAAGCTTTTAGACTCTGGAGAAG TTAATAGGCACTTTGGCGAGACAAACATGAACGTTCATAGTAGCAGGTCCCATACCATCTTCAGAATG GTGATTGAGAGCAGGGGAAAAGAAAACTCTTCTACGGATGCTATCCGTGTCTCAGTCTTG AATTTGGTTGACTTGGCTGGATCTGAGCGTATTGCTAAAACCGGTGCTGGTGGAGTGCGCTTGACAGAAGGGAAGTACATTAATAAGAGCTTAATGATTCTTGGTAATGTTATCAATAAGCTAAGTGAAAGTTCAAAGCTAAG GGCACATATTCCTTACCGAGACAGTAAGCTAACTAGAATTCTTCAGCCTGCACTTGGTGGTAATGCCAAGACTTGCATTATATGCACTATCGCACCAGAAGAG CATCATATTGAGGAATCAAAAGGAACTCTCCAATTTGCAAGCAGAGCCAAACGCATCACCAACTGTGCTCAAATTAATGAG ATCTTGACTGATGCTGCTTTGTTGAAACGCCAAAAATTAGAGATAGAAGAACTAAGGATGAATGCTTCAGGAAAAGCAGGAACTTTATTTCAAATACATCTAGATCATGTGGACAACACTAACAG TCTGAGAGATAGTCAAGGAAAGCATAGTCAAGCTGATATAAGGCTGGAGAAAGAGTTGTGTTTGGATAAACTGCTTCTAAAAGCTTCAAGAGAGAGCCATGAGAGGCTGGAAAAGGAAGTACAATTCCTGAAGGAAGAAAGAGATTCATTAGATGTAGCAGTCTCTCAAT ATCAGAGGTTGAGAATTGCATCTGATA AGAATGCTTTGAAAGATCTTAATGTGGAAGTGAAGAGAAGGAAAGAGATGGAGGAAGAGATTAAGCAAATCAGCTTTGCTTTCTCTAGCAGGCAGAAGTCTCTTATGTCTTTTCACAATGAAATCAAATCCAAAATGCAGAAACTAACAACGCAGAATCCGAAATTGAAGTAG